The following is a genomic window from Perognathus longimembris pacificus isolate PPM17 chromosome 20, ASM2315922v1, whole genome shotgun sequence.
AGCTGCCTTTCCAGAGGTTGGTAAGAGAGATCGCCCCGGAGTTTAAAACAGACCTGAGGTTTCAGAGTGCTGCCCTTGGTGCACTTCAGGAGGCTAGTGAAGCATACCTGGTAGGTTTGTTTGTAGATACCAATCTGTGTGCCATCCACATCAAGAGAGTCATCGTCATGCCCAAAGACATCTAGTTGGCTCTCAAGATACGGAGAGAGAGCTTAAGTGAAGGCAATTTTTAGGTGTTTTGTAGTAAATTCTGTAAAATACTTTGGTTTAACTTGTGACTATTTTCGTAAGAAATTGTTTATATATGTTGCATTTGTGCTTAAGTCATTCTATCTTTCACTCAGGATGAGAGGGAAATTGACTGTTCACAGATCTCAGTGGTGCACACTGGGATCAGGAGTGACAAGTTACTAATATGCAGAAGGGATGGGTGATATTTCTTGCTTCTCATGATGCATGTTTCTGTATGTTAATGACATATTGGGTAGCTATTAAAGTACTAGAGTTGATAAATGTGTACAGGGTACTTTTGCAATAAAATTGGTTATGACTAGATAGGGTTTAGCAATTGGGGCTGTTAAGTGTGACCATATATTACTGTGATAGAATGTGAGCTTTTTCAAAGGTGAAAATACAAGTCTTAACCACAGTGTAAATTACagtttccttaagaaaaaaaaaaaaaaaaggaaacctggTTGCTATAGAAAACAGTATGTGCATTTATAATAGCTATTTTATATATTGTAGTGTCAGCATTTTCAAATTAAATGTtttacatccacacacacacacacacacacacacacacacacacacacacacagagaaaaacaacaacaaacaaacagaagaagccagaagtggtgctgtggctcaagaggtagagtgctagccttgagcaaaaagaagccagggtgctcaggccctgagtccaagcctcaggactggctatgtatatataaaataatttgataATATTCAccactcctttttattttctacttttcctttCCACAGTCATTACttaataccatatatatatatatatacatacatacatacatacatattttatacatacatattttatatacatacataaaacataaTGAAACCTGTTATAATTGTTACAAAGGGATTGAAGAAGAGGCATAAAGGGGGTATATTTAATGAAAGTATACTATAAATATTATATGAGGAAATATCTATACATattccatatatacatacgtatatatggaAAATATATATGGGAATATCACAAGAAAAGTTTTGCAAAATCATGTAAATGTATATCTATGATTATATACAAATCAATACAGTCATAGAGACAGAGCTGAGGCCTCAGCTCTCTGAGCTTCAGAGCCAGGTAAGGACAGCTGGGCTTGATTCAGGCTATTTTACTGGAAGGGATAGTTCTCCAAAGTTGAGAAGAGAAATAATATATTTGAGCTAAAGGCGGGTGTGATAAAGAAAGTTTGCTTATAGAAAACCATGAAAAATTTTTCTACATCCCATTGCCTGCCAACAATGCTAATGTTCCAGTTAAATTCTGCATGGCTGGTCATGGTCTCTGATTTCAAAGTATTCAGGTTCCAACCTCTGTACAATATGCAAATTCTTGCCTTAATCTTCTCATTCTCCCAAATGtaagaaacaataataataaagcacttattttaaatattttataaagaatagCAGCTAATATTAAGTGAAAAGTTGCTGGCCCTGGTTGGAAGTGCTGGTATTGATCAAGAACACTGAATCTATAACATAATCTCTAAACATACAAATACTCAAATATTAGATATTTAGTCCCATATACTACCTATTT
Proteins encoded in this region:
- the LOC125368507 gene encoding histone H3.3-like, which translates into the protein MAGTKQTAHTSTGGKAPLKQLATKAALHRQGEKAPIATGPALWLFPEVRPYEKSTELLIRKLPFQRLVREIAPEFKTDLRFQSAALGALQEASEAYLVGLFVDTNLCAIHIKRVIVMPKDI